In Pirellulales bacterium, a single window of DNA contains:
- a CDS encoding efflux RND transporter periplasmic adaptor subunit, which translates to MASFVERNDPRRVPSNGTPASSITGSRRWPSWALAIALLAFAGIGLIYAWNAYAGQSPRGQPNDGHSANQSDDEDDSDGDSDEEDRARLKVKVVHPQKGGLVRTSTQPGVLHAFQYADLYAKASGYLTAQAVDIGDTVERGQLLAEIFDPEVQQRAEEAAAAVEQAKADIELAAARVVAAEAEVTAAEALVTQRKAQVGKYAAARKFREKEYIRYIELTHQRAIDYRLSDEKQDEYESALSAEKEAEAAVKTAEADLQRARAEVVRAKAAVASARANLRVREAAEKTAQIMAEYLQLTSPYNGVITNRNYHRGAFVRSADQGEQPPLLSVARTDLMRVVVYVRDQDVPFLDRGDKAVVRIDALRGEEFRGEVARYSEYEDAANRTMRAEIDLPNPTGRLREGMYGAVTILLEPPTDHLTVPSGALHERTQQGEGTVYVVEGHTAHETKVRVGRDDGIRAEVTGGLSEDDSVVVSYSGSLEDGEPVDAESAEEES; encoded by the coding sequence CGATCACGGGGAGCCGTCGCTGGCCCTCGTGGGCCTTGGCCATCGCGCTGCTGGCCTTTGCCGGAATCGGCCTGATCTACGCCTGGAACGCCTACGCCGGCCAATCGCCGCGAGGTCAGCCAAATGATGGCCATTCAGCTAATCAATCGGACGACGAAGACGACTCCGACGGCGATTCCGACGAGGAAGACAGGGCGCGGCTCAAAGTGAAAGTCGTCCATCCGCAGAAGGGGGGTCTGGTGCGGACGTCGACGCAACCGGGCGTGCTGCACGCCTTCCAGTATGCCGATCTCTACGCCAAGGCTTCGGGCTATCTGACGGCCCAAGCGGTCGACATCGGCGACACCGTCGAGCGCGGGCAGTTGCTGGCCGAAATCTTCGATCCCGAAGTGCAGCAGCGGGCCGAAGAAGCGGCGGCGGCCGTCGAACAGGCCAAAGCCGACATCGAGTTGGCCGCGGCGCGCGTCGTGGCCGCCGAGGCCGAGGTGACGGCCGCCGAGGCGCTCGTCACCCAGCGCAAGGCACAAGTGGGCAAATACGCGGCCGCCCGCAAGTTCCGCGAAAAAGAGTATATCCGCTATATCGAGCTGACCCACCAGCGAGCCATCGATTATCGACTCTCGGACGAAAAGCAGGATGAATACGAATCGGCCCTGTCGGCCGAAAAAGAGGCCGAGGCGGCGGTCAAAACGGCCGAGGCCGATTTGCAACGAGCGAGGGCCGAGGTGGTGCGTGCCAAGGCCGCCGTGGCCTCGGCCAGGGCCAACCTGCGCGTCCGCGAGGCCGCCGAGAAAACTGCCCAGATCATGGCCGAATACCTGCAGTTGACTTCGCCTTACAATGGCGTGATCACCAACCGCAATTACCACCGCGGCGCCTTTGTTCGCTCGGCCGATCAGGGCGAACAGCCGCCGTTGCTGTCGGTCGCGCGCACCGACCTGATGCGCGTGGTCGTTTACGTCCGCGATCAGGATGTGCCCTTCCTGGACCGGGGCGACAAGGCGGTCGTGCGCATCGACGCCCTGCGCGGCGAGGAGTTTCGCGGCGAAGTCGCCCGATACTCCGAATACGAAGACGCGGCGAACCGGACGATGCGGGCCGAAATCGACCTGCCGAACCCCACGGGCAGGCTGCGCGAAGGGATGTATGGCGCCGTGACCATCTTGCTGGAGCCGCCGACCGATCACTTGACGGTCCCGTCGGGGGCACTGCACGAGCGCACTCAGCAAGGCGAGGGGACCGTGTATGTCGTCGAGGGACACACCGCGCATGAAACGAAGGTCCGTGTCGGTCGCGACGACGGCATTCGGGCCGAGGTCACGGGCGGACTGAGCGAAGACGATTCCGTGGTCGTTTCCTACAGCGGCTCGCTGGAAGACGGCGAACCGGTCGATGCGGAGTCGGCGGAGGAGGAATCGTAG